The Trichosurus vulpecula isolate mTriVul1 chromosome 9, mTriVul1.pri, whole genome shotgun sequence region ATGAATCCTTTGCCTTTATGATATCTTGTTATTGTGCCTGGTACAACTTAGTGTTTTATAAAATGACAATATCTTTTGTTCCTGCTTTGTCTTAGTCGAGTGCTGGTGTTGCTGGGGGGGGGATGGGTGAGCGAGAGTGAATATAATACAATGGAAACCTGTTTTTTAGTAGGTCCCTCGCCAGGCTAACATCCATCAGAAGTTTGACCTGGCTATTATGTCCTCGTTTGGGTAAATTGGACTCCAAATATGAATACTAGTATtctagttcctgctttcaaatttttccttaacatttttaAGTTCTCAATGTTTTTTCATAAGATTAAGAAAGGGGTGTAGTATTAAAACAGTTTCAAAAGTACTAGGTTCTGGATGGGGTTTGTTTTTTGAAGACAACTTATTGGAAGCTAAAGCAGGTCCTTTATGTTATAAAGTAACCAAAATAGAAGAACTGGCATCAATGTTCCCGCACTGCATATAGCATACCCAAAAGGTTCTTGTTGAAGTAGCTAATTGTATCTGTATCAAGAGAAGTGATCTGAAGTACCATACCTatttaacattaaaaagaaaGCCATTTTCTTTGAAGAGAACGCATCAAAATATTTAGATGATGGAATAAATTTAAATTTCCATCAACTTAGAGTTAAcattatggttttctttttcagataatgTTTAGAGTCCTAGCTGTGCCCTAtgcataaagaaataaaacatagaaaTAGGAAGGCTGAGATTCAATTTAAATTTGACGTCAGAATTAGTATTCAGTAATAGAAAAATCAAAACTGATTTATGTTGGTTTTTATAGGCTACTGCAGCACTAGGGTGTCAGTTGTTGATCCCGCCCAGAACACTTCAGTTCTGCCCTGCAAGGATATATAATACTGGTACGTTCTAGAAGCAGAGTCATTTCTTTGCTTGCTCAGTTTAGCGAGATATGCACAGCTTACTTTCCAATGAACCAAATGTACTAGCTTGTTTACTCTTTGACAGATTGTCTACCCATTTAATCTGAGAAAATGGAGACTGAGCAGCCAGAAGAAACCTTCCCCAATACTGAAACCAATGGTGAATTTGGTGAGTAAATTTTGGTGTTTGTTTCCCAGTTACATGGGTAGTATAAACGTGATGTGGATTTTTAAATGGAAGTGCCAATATAGaaacttaaatattatttttgttctatATTTGTTAAATATCCAGTGTCGTTATTGAAAGCACTTAGCCATGTCAGAGTTAAATTTAGTGCTCCTTTAggtggctctttttttttttttttttttttttttttttttttttttttgctttggttaATAGAAAACTTAAATCTCTTTATGCTGTTTTAACAAAAATGCTGGCTTCTTGCAGCCTTTTCCAACAAAAATATTCTGTATAGAAGTAGGAAATTTTAAGATCTAACTTAAAGACTCGATTTTAAAGATCTAGTTCAGGATATTTTGTCACCATGCACACTCTCCCTGATACTAGACTTGATGAGAAAAACATTGGATCTGAACCAGACATTGAAAAGAATGTAACAATATTTATAGCCTTTTGTTAACACTTGCAGTTAGATATTTCATCAGAATAGGACTTACATTTTAGAAACTTTAGTATCAAGATTATTCTAATTTGTAAAATTGTAATTCTCCTGAGGAAAAGGATTAGACTATATTAAGAGCATAATTAGACCTTCTTTTTAACTCAAAACACCTAATTTTTAGGTAAGCGCCCTGCTGAAGATATGGAGGAGGAGCAGGCCTTTAAAAGATCTAGAAACACTGACGAGATGGTTGAACTGCGCATTTTGCTTCAAAGCAAGGTATGAGTTGAATTAAAAATTGGTCAAAATACAATCAACACCATTGTAAAAATGGAAcatcttaaatttttatttccttatatttCACGAGAAATGAATCTTTTATTTTCGGCAGTTATAAGTTTTTGAGTATGTTTTCCTGGACATTGGAGGGGGAAATTAGGAGCAGAAATTACCATCTTAAATCTTATACAAACGTACAGATATCAATTATTGAGATAATTCTCAAAGTTACATTGACATCtctacaaaggaaatgaaaaaaatcgttctgcatttatttaaaagtaaaagCATAAATTATGAGGCTTGAAAAAATTGATGGTGGTTTGTGCTTGGATAAGTGATTTTTGAGGCCAGTGAAATTTTGccaacctaatttttttttttttaatggacctTAAAAGAGCTTCAGATTGAGTGTCTTTTGAACTGCAAATCTAGACTAGTATCttcatttggtttttgttttttctagaaTGCTGGAGCAGTGATTGGGAAAGGaggcaaaaatattaaagcaCTTCGTACAGACGTAAGTATTCAAGACTTCAAACTACTATTCGGTCAGCTTCTGTTTACGTGTTgctagaaaattttaaatttcaatcAGACTTCATTTAATAGTCTAGTACAAGCCATTTGTAATGATTTTTTATATAAAAGACTTCGAGTTTTGCCATTCCTGTTACAATTAAAATCCAGATTGAGCTATGTGGGAGGAGGTTTATATTAAACCTCTTCGCTTTCTAACAGTATTCCACTAAATTATACACTTCAAGCAAGATAACATCTTAATTAGAAATATTGACAAAGCTTAAAAACCCTTAATTGCACCATTTCCCGTATGTGTGAATCAATTACAGTATTACTGAAAACCATTGCAGGTGGCTGATTTAacccaatgattttttttaattcctttgataaAACTGTCCATCTGTTCTTTAACAGCTTGCACATGAAGCACAAAAACATTAATGTTAAGGCGATTGCATGATTTAAATATGGGTATAGGTTAGTGTAGGAACTTTATTCTAAAAACGGGAAGCAATTTGTCAATGGCTATGACTTGCGTGTTCAAATTTTATAGTGGGTTGACTCTTGTGATTAGACACATTTGATATGGCATCTCCCAGAAGTGTGTATTTATAGGACTTGACTACACCAAAGCGCCTAAATTATTTCTCAGTCTACGCCCTTATATTTAACATCTTGCTAAAATTAAGGCAATTATGACTTTGTGTTGAACACTTATCTGACAGTATTTCGTTTCTCTTTCGGTCGCAGATCTTTGTATGTTCCTCTTGATTACTGTAAACTGAActtgaaaaattgttttaaagttttcaaactTGCCTATTAGGACCCAGAAATAAGCTTTAAACATCCAAAAACCAAACTTTTTAATAGCCAGGATTTTTGGTGGTGTGgagtttttcttttactttttttccttgaatAAACATCTCTCCTCTTAATCCAGATGTTGTATATCATTATCTGGGTTATTAATTTCCCCATTTCCTCAAGACTTCAATAAAACAAGTCATGACAGGTTTTGTGTCTACCCTCATGAGCCAGCCTGCTACTGAAACAACGTTTGTAAAAAGTAATTAGTTTAGAACCATCATtttaaggtccttaaatgttAAGGCACAGTCAGAAATAGAGCAGTCCATTATTGTGTTAGTCTTCAGAACAACTTAAGCTTGTTTCATTAATTGAGAGTAATGAGTATAGtttgtattaaattaaaatttattgcttttcccccttttccctctccttgttTTTTTGGCCATATATCTCCGTTGCCCATGTACTGGATCGACTTACCCCTGCGTTGCCCACCATGACGTTGGCCCATCCGCCCCTGAACGCCCATGTGAAAACCCTGGTTGGCTATGCCCAAAAATGTGCTCGTTGCCAAACGGGTACCATACTTGACAACTTCTGATTGAATGCCCATGCCCAATGCCAACATCCACGAACGCCAATGACCAATGCAGTACAATGCCAGTGTTTCAGTCCCAGACAGCAGTGGCCCCGAGCGGTATGTCCCAACAGTTTATGCCTCACTGCCTGattagaaagagagaaatgtattttattacctgccttttatataattaaatagtATCCCCTTTAGACGGTGTATTGTTTTTCAAGTTTCtgtcttattttccccattaagTCTTTTTGTCACTGAACTTTTACCGTGAGTTGCCCACCCAAACGATCCACTAATTTTATTTCGATGGAAGGAGCACAGCTTCAAGTGTTGCATATTTGCTGCATTGTAAATCAAATTGTTTCAAAATAGTCTTTCGCTCTCTGTCTTTGTGGCCCACCTTGCTTCCCAACATTGCCTGTTCATAATTTTTTCTGATGAAACGCTAACTCTGGTTCACTTTACTTCACTTCTCATTtgtgttgtctttgttttgtcttgcatttgtatttgttttcttgcAGAGCCCATTAGTAATCTAATTTCTAACTGGTCTCATAACTTTATTCAAAATATAATGTTCACCACTTGCATATagtccctctcccccacttctatGAGAAGGTGTGCCAATTTTTCCAATGTAATAGTTGAGGGTATCCTTAAATTAGTGGTGGCGGGGAACATAATCACATCAGCTTCAGTTCTGGTCAATTTGTTGCCCACTTAATCTGAGCCCTTCCAAAAGTCCATACTCTTCtagtctgtctctctttctcttttctctctctctctctctctctctctctctctctctctctctctctgcaagaCCTTATCATGTCTGTTTTGGGCGTAAAACAATGCATGTGAAAAGTCTGTAAATAAACTGCTTTAAATGGGGAATATTAAATAATCATGTGTTACTTTTCTGTGAAGATTGCCTTTCTATGATGAACACAAAACTCATTTGTCTTTTCCACCTTTTTTGTACTCTCTGGTATTTGTGATGTTTGACAGCATATTGAGTATCAGTGCAGATATtgaaacaattggagaaattctgaagaaaatcaTCCCTACCTTGGAAGAGGTAggctcatttttattcatttgtatatTTGGATTGAAAGGGGGATTATCAGTTTAAACAGGTGTCCCTGAGGCAGTGGGGTGAGGTAACAGAATAGTATATTAGTATGTTGGGTGCAGTAGCTCATGTGATGATTGCCCGGGCTGCTGCATAATGTGTAGTACTGCCGTGATCATTGTTAGGAAATGAAGACTGGTGACTTCTGGAATGTCATTTATGGACATTCTTTTTTGTCAGTGTCCCCTATTGTTACCattaaataatatacacaggGTTCTTAGATTTCAGTTTTAGTTTAGGAAATTTGGCTTTCATTTAGCTAGAATTGGGGGTGTTTGGGAGGGTAATGATGTTTATTGAAAGCTCTTCAATTTTCTGAGTGTGTAGAAGTATGAGGAAGTTTTGTTCAAATAGTtcagttagagaagtagaagtttgtctagataatatattttaagtTAAAATGTTGTAGTAGCTTTACCAATATATGCGACAATAGCCTGATCACATTAGACACTTAACCTATTACTCTTATTTTTCTACTTTCAGGGCCTGCAGTTGCCATCACCCACTGCAACCAGCCAGCTCCCGCTCGAATCTGATGCTGTGGAATGCTTAAATGTATGTCATAGTGCCATTGAACCCCCACTGAAGTATGGAGCCTGGCCCATAGGATCAATTTCATTTTAACATAGTGTACTTTTCCCGTCTCTAGAGAAAATGCTTGAAAATAAGATATATGAATGGTCTTACAACTCACTGTTGACCCTGCTCCATGCTGCAGTGGGAATTAActacatttgcaaagtgctttgcagtcATTTATATTATGGTGTTATTTGAATGTTGTTAATAATTTCTGTGGTAACAGCGACATGCTAAATGGCTGCAGTGTGGGTATGGTGTTGCaggacctgaaaaaaaaaatagttttttaagGTGGTGCAGAATGTCCTTTTTGGGCCTGGCTATTGAGGATAATAAGCACATAACTGGTAAAGTTATTGAAATAAAACTTCAGGTTGTTCACTGCAACAGTATATTGTGATTCTGCTTATAAAAGATGGATatgtttgggggattttttttggttttgcacTAAAGTTTTATAAATCTCCATCTGCAGTACCAACACTATAAAGGAAGCGACTTTGACTGCGAGTTAAGACTGTTGATTCACCAGAGTCTGGCAGGAGGAATTATTGGGGTCAAAGGTGCTAAAATCAAAGAACTTCGAGAGGTAAAGgcacctttttttcctcctaccttactccttaccaaagagaaaaggaatctttttttgtgtataattttattcatacaagtgggatttttcttttctttctctacatccCCATTTTTCCATCTGATCTGATATTTGGGCAAACATGgccaacaattttaaaatcaaGATTGCTTGTGTGTCCAGGCTTTCACATGGCTATACCACACATAGCACTAAGTCCCTAAGTGTATTAGTCCTACAAACAACCCCTCAGTGTTAGACATGTTTACCATCTTGCACAAAGCAAGTGTAAATTTATCAGGAACTAGTAATTTGTTAAGTTAATTAACTTAAACCATCTCAATAAAAGTGTTTcgtttttttaacttcttttacaGAACACTCAGACAACTATCAAGCTTTTCCAGGAATGCTGTCCTCATTCCACGGATAGAGTTGTTCTTATCGGAGGAAAGCCTGATAGGGTTGTGGAGTGCATAAAGATCATACTGGATCTTATATCTGAGGTGAAAACACTTGTCTTTAAGATTTAATTTGGAGACTGCAGGGCTGGTTGGTTCATCGGTATCTATAGGCTGTTTGGGAGAAAATGGTTAACCTTGGATTTCCTTTGTTGTTTGACTTGAGCCACCAGTTTAGGCTGgctattagaagaaaaaaatgagtgccatgatgttgcctttttttttttttttttttcattgttaccCATAGCACAATATAAACCAATGATATTGCTTAGCTATTCTGTAATAAGTTGTGGCTAGATTTATTTACCCCACTTTTGAGCATGTTTTAAAAATTGGCTTAGGAAAGTCAATACTAGGCAACATGAGGTATTGAGCATTAAGGCAAAAATGACATAGTGCtatggtttcattctttgtatttgtcttctTAGCACCTAGTAACTTTAATATATGTTTGATGACTAATATTTAATTGGTCTATTTTCTAAAATCATAAAGAGTCCATGCAAATCTGGATTTGTTTATCAAGAATATTCAAATAAGTGGCTGGTGTTCTAAAGGTCACCAAATACATTTTGATGTTGAGCTTTATCTCTGGCACACTTTGTTAAAATTTAGCAGACAATGGGGGTTGGgtattagaaatattaatttggaTTTCATTCTTAGAAAAAAAGCATTAGAAACCATGGAAATACTAGAAAATTTTTAGCAGAATCGCATTGAAAAACATGTGTAAGTAATTCAGGAAGTGAGCACTCTGTCTCTAGACATCAAATGGCACTTGATTCTTGCTTTCATTTATGTTGCataatgagcttttttttttcccttttttggtttAGTCTCCCATCAAAGGACGTGCACAACCCTATGATCCCAATTTCTATGATGAAACCTATGACTACGGTGGTTTCACAATGATGTTTGATGATCGACGAGGACGCCCTGTGGGATTTCCAATGCGGGGAAGAGGAGGCTTTGATAGAATGCCCCCAGGTCGTGGTGGGCGTCCTATGCCCCCATCTAGAAGAGATTATGATGACATGAGCCCTCGCAGAggacccccaccaccacctcctggACGTGGTGGCAGGGGCGGTAGCAGAGCTCggaatcttcctcttcctccaccgCCACCACCTAGAGGAGGGTAGGTTGTGTTTTGAGACCAGATATTGTCTGTAGTGCTTCAGAGGTCGAGTTGCAAAATACTTTTCTGACTCCTGTTATTTTTCTACTTAACGTAATTTATGTTTTGCTTTCAGAGATCTTATGGCttatgacagaagaggaagacCCGGTGACCGTTATGACGGCATGGTAGGAATTTTAACTTGTTATATAAAGTTTTCCTTGCTACATATTTATCTAGTAACCTTGTAGCAATTTAAGCTAATTGTCCATTCATGTCCTAAGAAATAAACTTTGAAATTAATTTGGGGAAAACACTAGATGGCACATTGCTGTTATGAGTTGGAGGTGCTATTGGAAATGTAATACATTTAATATTCAGCCAAGATGgagaaataaattttatcatCCCGATGCCAAAATGCACTACCAGAGATCCACGTACATCATCATCTAAAGTGCCATTATGATCTCATCTCTTACACCAGAAGCAGCATTAAACAATTCTTCTGCTTATCCATGCCTAGAATTCCTACTTTGTAGTTAGTATTCCTTCTCCACAAAGTCCCTGGACTGTATGATGGGAAAAGATTAACGAATCACAAATTGAAGCATCATAGGCTCATGAGAACATTAATAATTGGGGAATGAAATGTTTCAATGTAGTGCATTTATACTAATTGAGACTGTTAACTATGTAATACAGGTTGGTTTTAGTGCTGATGAGACTTGGGACTCTGCAATAGATACATGGAGTCCTTCCGAATGGCAGATGGCTTATGAACCACAGGTTGAGTACCATGAGTTTACggtattacatttttttttaagtcttaaaaCTTTATTTGAATCATAGATTGGTGTGGGTGCTTAGTGGTTCTCTGATTTGCATTTAATTAGCAAGGGGTGGGATTTCtgtttcatataaaaataaacataatttggGACCTTTggttattttaataaatgttggggATTAAATAAAGCCCTTAGAGACTTATATAACCTGAAGGTGTAGAAATCCTTCTGATTTAACTATAAATAACCTAATATAAtgccttttgggggggggggtgtttgttTTTGCAGAATAAGTACTTTGATTTCCTGGGTTGTTTAATCAAAATATTGCATGAGcattaaattgattttaaaaccGATAATCATATAACTACTTGTTTTATGGAGTAATTTTTCACGTTTCTCTTTCCACAAACTTTAGGGTGGTTCTGGATATGGTAAGTGTTTTTATCCTAATTGAGTTAAAAAAGTTTCCTGCT contains the following coding sequences:
- the HNRNPK gene encoding heterogeneous nuclear ribonucleoprotein K isoform X3, encoding METEQPEETFPNTETNGEFGKRPAEDMEEEQAFKRSRNTDEMVELRILLQSKNAGAVIGKGGKNIKALRTDYNASVSVPDSSGPERILSISADIETIGEILKKIIPTLEEGLQLPSPTATSQLPLESDAVECLNYQHYKGSDFDCELRLLIHQSLAGGIIGVKGAKIKELRENTQTTIKLFQECCPHSTDRVVLIGGKPDRVVECIKIILDLISESPIKGRAQPYDPNFYDETYDYGGFTMMFDDRRGRPVGFPMRGRGGFDRMPPGRGGRPMPPSRRDYDDMSPRRGPPPPPPGRGGRGGSRARNLPLPPPPPPRGGDLMAYDRRGRPGDRYDGMVGFSADETWDSAIDTWSPSEWQMAYEPQGGSGYDYSYAGGRGSYGDLGGPIITTQVTIPKDLAGSIIGKGGQRIKQIRHESGASIKIDEPLEGSEDRIITITGTQDQIQNAQYLLQNSVKQYADVEGF
- the HNRNPK gene encoding heterogeneous nuclear ribonucleoprotein K isoform X1 is translated as METEQPEETFPNTETNGEFGKRPAEDMEEEQAFKRSRNTDEMVELRILLQSKNAGAVIGKGGKNIKALRTDYNASVSVPDSSGPERILSISADIETIGEILKKIIPTLEEGLQLPSPTATSQLPLESDAVECLNYQHYKGSDFDCELRLLIHQSLAGGIIGVKGAKIKELRENTQTTIKLFQECCPHSTDRVVLIGGKPDRVVECIKIILDLISESPIKGRAQPYDPNFYDETYDYGGFTMMFDDRRGRPVGFPMRGRGGFDRMPPGRGGRPMPPSRRDYDDMSPRRGPPPPPPGRGGRGGSRARNLPLPPPPPPRGGDLMAYDRRGRPGDRYDGMVGFSADETWDSAIDTWSPSEWQMAYEPQVEYHEFTGGSGYDYSYAGGRGSYGDLGGPIITTQVTIPKDLAGSIIGKGGQRIKQIRHESGASIKIDEPLEGSEDRIITITGTQDQIQNAQYLLQNSVKQYADVEGF
- the HNRNPK gene encoding heterogeneous nuclear ribonucleoprotein K isoform X7, which gives rise to METEQPEETFPNTETNGEFGKRPAEDMEEEQAFKRSRNTDEMVELRILLQSKNAGAVIGKGGKNIKALRTDYNASVSVPDSSGPERILSISADIETIGEILKKIIPTLEEYQHYKGSDFDCELRLLIHQSLAGGIIGVKGAKIKELRENTQTTIKLFQECCPHSTDRVVLIGGKPDRVVECIKIILDLISESPIKGRAQPYDPNFYDETYDYGGFTMMFDDRRGRPVGFPMRGRGGFDRMPPGRGGRPMPPSRRDYDDMSPRRGPPPPPPGRGGRGGSRARNLPLPPPPPPRGGDLMAYDRRGRPGDRYDGMVGFSADETWDSAIDTWSPSEWQMAYEPQGGSGYDYSYAGGRGSYGDLGGPIITTQVTIPKDLAGSIIGKGGQRIKQIRHESGASIKIDEPLEGSEDRIITITGTQDQIQNAQYLLQNSVKQYSGKFF
- the HNRNPK gene encoding heterogeneous nuclear ribonucleoprotein K isoform X4; its protein translation is METEQPEETFPNTETNGEFGKRPAEDMEEEQAFKRSRNTDEMVELRILLQSKNAGAVIGKGGKNIKALRTDYNASVSVPDSSGPERILSISADIETIGEILKKIIPTLEEGLQLPSPTATSQLPLESDAVECLNYQHYKGSDFDCELRLLIHQSLAGGIIGVKGAKIKELRENTQTTIKLFQECCPHSTDRVVLIGGKPDRVVECIKIILDLISESPIKGRAQPYDPNFYDETYDYGGFTMMFDDRRGRPVGFPMRGRGGFDRMPPGRGGRPMPPSRRDYDDMSPRRGPPPPPPGRGGRGGSRARNLPLPPPPPPRGGDLMAYDRRGRPGDRYDGMVGFSADETWDSAIDTWSPSEWQMAYEPQGGSGYDYSYAGGRGSYGDLGGPIITTQVTIPKDLAGSIIGKGGQRIKQIRHESGASIKIDEPLEGSEDRIITITGTQDQIQNAQYLLQNSVKQYSGKFF
- the HNRNPK gene encoding heterogeneous nuclear ribonucleoprotein K isoform X6, which produces METEQPEETFPNTETNGEFGKRPAEDMEEEQAFKRSRNTDEMVELRILLQSKNAGAVIGKGGKNIKALRTDYNASVSVPDSSGPERILSISADIETIGEILKKIIPTLEEYQHYKGSDFDCELRLLIHQSLAGGIIGVKGAKIKELRENTQTTIKLFQECCPHSTDRVVLIGGKPDRVVECIKIILDLISESPIKGRAQPYDPNFYDETYDYGGFTMMFDDRRGRPVGFPMRGRGGFDRMPPGRGGRPMPPSRRDYDDMSPRRGPPPPPPGRGGRGGSRARNLPLPPPPPPRGGDLMAYDRRGRPGDRYDGMVGFSADETWDSAIDTWSPSEWQMAYEPQGGSGYDYSYAGGRGSYGDLGGPIITTQVTIPKDLAGSIIGKGGQRIKQIRHESGASIKIDEPLEGSEDRIITITGTQDQIQNAQYLLQNSVKQYADVEGF
- the HNRNPK gene encoding heterogeneous nuclear ribonucleoprotein K isoform X2, which gives rise to METEQPEETFPNTETNGEFGKRPAEDMEEEQAFKRSRNTDEMVELRILLQSKNAGAVIGKGGKNIKALRTDYNASVSVPDSSGPERILSISADIETIGEILKKIIPTLEEGLQLPSPTATSQLPLESDAVECLNYQHYKGSDFDCELRLLIHQSLAGGIIGVKGAKIKELRENTQTTIKLFQECCPHSTDRVVLIGGKPDRVVECIKIILDLISESPIKGRAQPYDPNFYDETYDYGGFTMMFDDRRGRPVGFPMRGRGGFDRMPPGRGGRPMPPSRRDYDDMSPRRGPPPPPPGRGGRGGSRARNLPLPPPPPPRGGDLMAYDRRGRPGDRYDGMVGFSADETWDSAIDTWSPSEWQMAYEPQVEYHEFTGGSGYDYSYAGGRGSYGDLGGPIITTQVTIPKDLAGSIIGKGGQRIKQIRHESGASIKIDEPLEGSEDRIITITGTQDQIQNAQYLLQNSVKQYSGKFF
- the HNRNPK gene encoding heterogeneous nuclear ribonucleoprotein K isoform X5, encoding METEQPEETFPNTETNGEFGKRPAEDMEEEQAFKRSRNTDEMVELRILLQSKNAGAVIGKGGKNIKALRTDYNASVSVPDSSGPERILSISADIETIGEILKKIIPTLEEYQHYKGSDFDCELRLLIHQSLAGGIIGVKGAKIKELRENTQTTIKLFQECCPHSTDRVVLIGGKPDRVVECIKIILDLISESPIKGRAQPYDPNFYDETYDYGGFTMMFDDRRGRPVGFPMRGRGGFDRMPPGRGGRPMPPSRRDYDDMSPRRGPPPPPPGRGGRGGSRARNLPLPPPPPPRGGDLMAYDRRGRPGDRYDGMVGFSADETWDSAIDTWSPSEWQMAYEPQVEYHEFTGGSGYDYSYAGGRGSYGDLGGPIITTQVTIPKDLAGSIIGKGGQRIKQIRHESGASIKIDEPLEGSEDRIITITGTQDQIQNAQYLLQNSVKQYADVEGF